From Girardinichthys multiradiatus isolate DD_20200921_A chromosome 13, DD_fGirMul_XY1, whole genome shotgun sequence:
AAACGGTgccttattttccttccacttatgGTCTTCTCTGTgtcggtctatcacataaaatcacaggaTACATTAAAATTTttggttgcaacatgacaaaatacaaaaaacacaattaagtttttcttttactctCTTTCAGAAACATAAAGGTAACACTGCTTAACGAAAAGTGATCAGAAATgcatcagttttcttttttagtatTTGAGTAGAAGTGAAGGGAGGTCCATGaacattgtttatatatttactgTGAAGTACATGTGAGAGGAGACTTCATATGGTAGACATGATTTATCATAACCCAAGATGGTGTCGACACTGTTGGTCCTCCAGATTTTGGTACCGGGCGTCTATGATTTATCTTCAAACTACCGACCTTTCCAGACATCTGAGTAGAAATAATTCACCTAACTGTGATTTATGAGCTGTTTTTTCACCACTTTGACAGTGAGGTAAAGGCTTAGTTCACTATTTTTTTGGCATCCGGACAATATTATAAACCTGAGAAAAAACTGGACGGtattattctttaattaaatatacatCCTTTAAATCACAGCTTGTGAtcagtaatatttttaattcacAGAATTCCAAATAAGAGAAATTTCAATGCTTTGTTTGGCATCTAAACCAAACAGAGCTTAAGAACCTTGGGTCTAGGATCCAGAGGCCATAAAAACCCTTATGGATTTTAGTTTgaacatgtttttctgtgttagtcacacaaaaaaccccaaaactcaATGAGCTGGACAAAAATATAACATACATTAATGCAAAAGGACTAAATTTTCTCAGAAATTCAGAGTTTCAATGGTTTTAAATAATGGAAtatggttgtttttttactttcccATTTTATGTCCTGACTTGGAAAATAATCTAATAAATTCCAGACCATGTACGAACCCCGCTGGAAAGTCTCAACAAGCACCACTTTGGGATTTTCCTCTTGAACTTGACCATCATCTCCTTGGTCATGTTCAGGGTGTTCTCCATGAACATCAGCACCAGTTCCCGTCCCGCTGACCTCTGTTCATCCATTATACATCCAATCTCTACAGAGCAGTCAGAGGCTTTCTGCAGGAAACATGATTAATAACTTTGATGAAACACGTCTAATCTGTGGCTTCTACATCAACATCAGCTAGTCTCCTTGCGTGAACTTAAACAACGCTTCTGATGGGCTTTGGCCCATGACAGCTGAGTAAACTTCTTGCTACAGCCCTCGCAGCAGTACGGTTTTTCTCcggtgtggattctcatgtgcaGCTTCAAGCCGTCTTTCCTTTTAAAGGTGGCCTTGCACACAGAGCAGCTGAAAGGTCGTTCCtctgtgtgggttctcatgtgCTGCATTAAGGCGCTCTTCCTGATAAAAGCCACCGTGCAGACGGAGCAGCCGAAGGGCCTCTCGCCATCGTGAAATCTCATGTGTTGAGTCAAGCGAGCAGCCTTGGTGAAGCTTTGGCCACATATTTCGCAGATAACTCTCTCCTTGCTGTGGGTTTTCGTGTGGTTCACAAAATCCTGTTTTCTTCTAAAGGCTGCCTGACAAACGGAGCAGCTGAACGGTTTCTCCCCCGTGTGGATTCTTATGTGCTccactaaagtttgttttaactgaaaGCGGGCCTTGCAGATGGAGCACGTGTACGGTTTTTCCCCTGTGTGACGTCTCATGTGCCGATTAAGGCTTTCCTTGACGCTGAAGTTTCGGGCGCAGACTGAGCAGCTGAAAGGTTTCTCTCCGCTATGGGTTCTTATGTGTCGCTTCAAACTGTCTTTTCTTCTAAAAGCCGTCAAACAATAAGGGCAGCTGTGGGGTTTTACTCCGCTGTGGATTTTTGAGTGCTCCACCAGCGTTCTTTCACTTGAAAAAGGTGCCTTGCAGATGGAGCAGTTGAAAGGTTTTTCTCCACTGTGGGTTCTTGTGTGCTCAGCTAATTCACGCTTCCAGAGAAAAGCACAGCTACAGATGGAACAGCTgtaaggttttcttccagtgtgACTCCTCATGTGCTGAGTTAACCATCCTTTTTTTCTGAAGTTCTGGCCACAGACGGAGCAGCTGAAAGGTTTGTCTTGGCTGTGAGTTCTTACATGTTTCATTAAGGCGTGTTTCCATATAAAAGCCTCTTGACAAATGGAGCAGCTGAAAGGTTTTTCTCCAGTATGGATTCTCTGGTGTCGTAATAAATAAACCCTGAGGCTGAACTTTTCACCACATTCTGTGCAGGTGTGTATGTCATCGTCTCCTTTATCGTCTACAGTATCTTCATTACTTTTAACAGAGTTACCATCCGACAAGTCACTGCTTTCCTCCCAGTTTCCATCACTGATGTCTGTCTCTGAGGAATCCAAAGTGTTGTCTTCGTCATCTGATTCTAAACACTGATCTATGTCTGGTTGTGGTCCAACAGAGGCTCTGTCCTCTTCGGTCTTGGACTGATGAAGCTCTGAGTGCTGAGGTTTCTCTTCATTATCTTCGTTCTTCACAGGTACCGAAGTGAATATGAACTCTGTAATCTCagcctcctcctgttcctctttaATGTGTGGGGCCTTTTGGTTCCCCTGGTCCATTCTGAGGCTCCAGTTCTGCTCCTCAGCAAGAAGCTCCTGTTTGATCTGCTGGATGGCTGcaggaaacagaaacacaggCTGGGTTAGTTTTCACCTATTAATCTAGTAATCAGCAGATCAAATACAATGCAAGAAATGCATCAAACACAAAAACTCCCACATCAACAAACAGCATGAACTTCACTGCATGTTCTATGCATAAATGGGgataatattgtaatttatttattttcttttattgttctctTTTACATAATCTTTCTTGTGGTAAAAAGATGGACTTCAATAGGTTTGGGAAGGCCCATTCCCAGATTTATGGGCAGCAACAATTACTTCTTTAAAGTCATTGCTAATACCTTTCCACCATGGTATTGTGTTAAGAACTTCTGCTTTTAACCTGGCTGATTAGCAATTGAACGAGTCATTTAAATTAGCAACGTTTTAAATCCGCGGGAATTAGAATAAGTCCatcaacttttttttctaaacaggcagcttttcatttaatttttgtttaagGAACGGCGGCAGGGTAGGATCTATTGTTTGGTACCGAACACTTTTGGTTTGACTGAAtaaaactgcagaacctgataaAATGGGGTTGGGCATCGTTTGAATTTGAACGAGTGCGGTTCCGATTCCAGTTGTTGGCAACTCTCGATTACGATTCTTTCAAGAGGCttgcttaaaaaaatattacatgttTTAACTGAGTAAACTGACCAGAGTTATTTCACTTGGATGCTATGGTGAAAGGAGTAGCACATCTGGTCAACTCCCTGGCTAAATATTAGCAATGTCAGCTCGTCTATGAAAAAACACACGGGCTAATGTTAGCTGGATATCTGCATTTGAGTTGACCCACTGTTTTAGGTCGAGTATAACTTGTTAGCTGCCTCAATGTTGGTATAAAACGCATTTTGTTAAACTTAAAATAATGCACATTGCTGTGCTATGCTGTGTGTCGGAGCCAGAGGGAGAAGCAGCAGAGAAAGGCAGGTGCAGCGCGTCAAAGATGGGGCACTCTGTTACTTTTACATCATGAATATGGAGGTGTCTAATCATGTTGGCCGTGCTCCCTCCTTTGCATATAGTCTTACAGTAAGTGCTGCCCTGAGCTGACtggtcatttcttttattaaagttCAGCCATGCTTTCAATCACTGTCGTTCGATGGTTGCCCACACACTTCCTGCAAATTCTTCTTCATTGCTGCTTGGCGGCTTCTTCTTCTGGGTCGGTGAACTGGGTATTAAAACTTGGAatcaaaatttcaaaattggAACAATTCCGGAAGAATCGGAATGTGAGTCCCGGTTCCAATCGATTCTCGAGACTCGATACCCAAACCCTACTGATAAACATGTTAAAGACCAGATAAGCTTCATCCTGATAAGAGAAATCCTTCAATTCAAAGAGagagaacttttttttttttaccattcctGGAAAACTCACTTCTTATAACAAGGTAGAAAACGGTGTATCTTATCTTAAACCTTAAGTCTGATGACTGGAATCAAAGACAATCCCAGAATCATGCTCTTGTTTCATATGTATTATTAGTGAGTCCGCAGCTCATGTTTGTGCTCCAGTCAATGGATTGGGGATTATGCTAGTGGCCGGATATTGAGGATCACTGCTTCAAGAATTTCCTACGCTAACATAAAGTAAGCATACCTAgaatatcattttatttttcattttttccgtTCCTGTTAATGTTTGTCGCTAAAACTTCTGTCCGACTAAGCTCTTTGATTAAGGTCAAGATGATAATAGTCTGCTGGTTTACGTTTACAACTATTTAGACACTTAAAATCAACTGATTTGATATGTGAGCATATGTTTAATTAGGTCCAGAtccatcaaaaacaaaaaatatatatattttaattgaaGGATTTCATTTTAATGCTTCATTTGAAGAATACCAATTAATtgcaaaaatgcagaaaatatcCATCTCTGTTTTTAGGCTgtagaatattatatttaacagtacaaaacaaatgaaaggaCTATTACAAGCCAATTGCCTGACTTTTACAAAAGGTTGGACATTCACCAACCATTGTTAGCTGAATCTTTCATGACAAGATATAAAATATTCAGCCTTTTTTCAGAATTGCGTCACAGTTTTTCAAGGGTTTCAACATAACTTCTGGGACATAAATGACCCCCGAATTTCCGCCTTTAAAAAGCTGCCGCTATTTAATTTTTCAACCTACGTTCACTATCTTGACAGCAAAATGTCATCTTAATGATCTTTCACACTAAGAATATTTTGCTAACCTGGCCATTAGCAGCAACTATTCGCTGTTTAACATTTACAGCTGCTAGAATGCGCAACTGAAATCTGTCATCAAAACAAATGACTGGAAACAATAAAtagtaaaatgaaaatgagcAAGTATAGACAATTTACCATAGAGTGGGGGAAATTCTCCAGATTTACTTCCGGGTGGTCCTTCCTCTGCTGGTTCTGATCGCTCATTGTCTGTTACCATCATCCTGTGGAAATCAGACATCTTCACACAATCAGAGGAACTGAAATCCCATCATAAACACTGCCTGATGTCCATCAAAGCGTTGCTCTGACACCGGCCAACCCTGTTGTTCTGGTATACCTAGCATGctaagctaacattagcttaCCTGCTAGCAGGACAAAAAGGCCAGCGgtgaaaatattaataaaattgaACCGAAGAACTCATATTTAGACATAAGTATTGAACTGCGGTCAGGAGTAATATGGTGGAAAACACGAAACTGGACTTCCAACACCTACAGCAGTAGCTACTGAGTTTGAACCCGTCATTTCCGTCTTTCTTCGTTTTCTTTGCTGGGCCTTCAAAATAAGAGCACAAATTTGGCTACAGTTAAACAAAAGGCACTAACAACAAAAATATAGTTGTCATGTCATTTGGAGAGTTTTCAATATGTGTGCTTTTTTCCCTGTATCGCTAAAGAATGACCACTAGTTATGTTATGCATCAGGCTATAgttaaaaccaaatattttacACACACTGTTAAAAAAGACACGTATTTTTTTCCTCAATCAGACGACATCTTCTCTGTTTTATGCCAGTTAGGGttatcaaaattatttatacagtTAAGCCCTAAAGTATTGATAGCCCTAGCAGATATAAATGTACAGTTTCATTCAACAAAGAAGTTTGCTTCAGATATGAAATGAGACAGGCGTCTCTCAAAAGGTAATGTGAAACCTGACCaacattttgcatgtttctgctggagttttGACTGATTCTCTTTTCTCTATCTAGGAGAATAGTAGCCAAACTAACATCACTCATGAGAAATGTCTCCCATCTCATGCATGAGAGAGAATACAGCACTGGAATATGAGAACTATAATTTATTCtgttgttattgttatttttataaatgtgtGTATCTGCATACCTCTACTTAACATTCACTGTGGTCAAGTTACTCTGTGAATTTCTGAGGGAACAATAAAAGGAAACATTGCTTTTAAACACTAGATTCAAGAAGttaacccaaaaaaaaaaaaaaaaaaagaagtgaacCTGAGAAACGTTAGGTTTATAACAGATATAACACAATTACTTCAATGTCTGTGAGTGAAACAGTGATATAATGGAGATATAGGATGAATGGCTTTACCAGCTCTAGACAGTAATACTGAATTAAAACCTTATATGGACAAGAGGACACTGGAGACTTATTGCATATGAGTTTCTGACTGAGCCAGGAGCCAGGTTTACGTCATAGCCTCATGCTGCCATCTCCTGACTCTAAAGCTCCAACGCCACATGTTTATTAGGCATCCTAATACTTTTACCTCTGGGAAATGATAGTACAGTAAAACAAGTCAGTGGTTTTAAGTAAACTATGAatagtttttcatgtttttgtgtgaaTGTGGACAGCTCTTATGACTGCAGTGACATCAGCCATATCGAGGCAGCGAAAAAGGCAGAAAGTAAAGGATATccaaatttaatattaataataataatgattattattattattattagtagtagtagtagtagtagtagtagcagcaGAGGTAGTAGCATTTTCCTAGTTAATAATATTAAAGGATTGGCGTagcttgagttttattttgaaaatccccCCTCCCCCCGGTAGTAGTTTCCCGTAGTTCCGTATTTGGCAACGATGGTAGGTTAGACACCTCAGGAGCAAATTTGGCAGGTTTAATAGTTTGTAAAGAATGGATCTACATCCCGATAAACCGTCAGTTCGGTCGGAACACGCAGGTTAGGTTCcgtttttctctttgttttatatttaatattttgtattgttttttctgAAGTTTATAATTATGGTCGATGCTAAGATAACGTCAGCTAAGGTCTGCACACTACACAGCCTGGTAGCAGATATAGTTGGAAATGTGTTtattcattaacattttaaaagtgttaAGGTTTATTTGCTTCATTTGATGCTTATTACTGAATGTAGGGATGCTATTTTAAAATGGCTTTGATCTTGAGCAAATCTAAACTTGTTCATCCCCTTGATGTTAGGTGCTACCTACTGTTATTAGCTAAAGGCGATTGAAAATAATGGTAGCAGAAAGCAAAGGGTAAATATTTAACCCTTTTGACACAAATTTAAACAAAGATAACTGATTGTCTAGTAACCTTGGTTAATCTGTGAGTAAGTAGGGAGGTGTTGTCCAATTACTGGACAACTGTATTTACACCAGTGTTTGTTCTGACGTGTAGACTCAATCTGCTTATTAGTTTGCACATGTGTTGTTAACAGTTTAACAGTTTGAGGAATGGCTACTTCTTTTGTTAAATAATTACATaacattggtttttttttctggtttcagAAAGAATAAAAATTAGAAACCATCTCTTTGTCAGCGAGTACAGGAAAGTTCAGTTGAAATGTAGTGAGTGAACTGTAACCCGTTTGCAGATTATAACTTAAATTGATGCCAGATATCAATACCTACCCCTCTTAATTAACAATATCTGTTCATTTAGGCCCTAAAACAACAGTGTATGTGCATGAGTAAGCTGCTGCAGCACCATTCCTCTCTTCTGAGGTTTCATCTAGCAAATTGCCCATTTAGAGACAATCATTAAAACACAAACCCATTGTCTTCcacaatgtttctgttttttagccACCCTGCAGGTGTTTGAAGTAAAGACTCCTGATCAGACTATTACAAGCTCCAGGTTGGACCAGGATGACAAGCtttataaagatataaaaaagaAGCTGCATTCTCCTCAGAGACGAACAGAAGCAGATGTAGATGAGTTATCATTCAAACGTACTAGTGTTTTTAAACCTGTAAGTGAAGACTATATCGAGGACATGAAAAACTGCCACTCTGTGCAGCAGAGTTTAAATAGTCAAATAAAGGAAGAAGCAAGTGATTCGGAAAGCCATCCTGACATGAAACACCTTAGCTGCTTTTTCTGTGCAGCAGAATTTACATCAGGAGGTCTGTTGACGATACACACGTCTGGTCATACGGGAGAGAAGCTGCTAACCTgcattatctgcaaaaaaacttTCAACTCCGAGTCAGAACTTGTTAATCATGAGTGCGGGTCTCTTGAGCACCCTCAGAGCCAAACCGAAGAACTGATTCCAGCAAACAAACTGCTCTGCTGCTCTCAGTGTGGAGAAGGGTTCTCCATGAGTGAAGACCTAAACCTTCACCTCAGACTGCATTCGAGAGGAAAACTGTTCAGTTGTTCGGTCTGTAACACCAGCTGTATTGACAGAGACACGCTGATTCAACACATGAGACTCCACACCAGACAAACACAGTTCACCTGCCATGTCTGTGGGAAAGACTTTGCCTGGAGGAGGCACCTGACCAAACATATGGAGGTGCACAGGAAAAGGAAGAAGGTCTTCCGCTGCAGAGCGTGTGGTGCTGAATTTCGTACCTATTATTTGCTGTCTAAACACAAAGGTGTCCATCAGATATCAGAGCTTCCTCAGGGCCAGACTGAGGAGAACAAAGAGGAGGCGACAGCTGACGGGGATGACTTTGGAGGAAGAGAACCAGCAGAATCAGATTCTGATTTGCTAAATGAGACCAACATGGAGGTTTCAGCatcttttaaaactgaaaatgacttTTGGAGAGATTCTAGTCAACATCTGCCAAATTTACCCACTAAGGGACTTAACAATGTCTCTCAGACTGACAAGAAAACCACTTTTCATACAATGACACAGAAGGAGGTAAAGGAGGAGTATTCAGAGCCTCCACAgataaaagaagaagaggaggagaccGAGATCGGCAGGTTCGCTTTCAGTCCTGTGCAGATAAAGACTGAAGAAAACGAAGAGAAGCCTCAGTCCTTAAAACGTCATCATTCTCAGACTGAGGAGCATAAAGACTATTTGGAAGAAGGAGAACCAGGTAAAACGGAGAAGACCTCAGATTTGTCTGACCCTGACACAGACGACAGCGAATGTTGGAAACCAAGAGGAAAACTTGGGTCAGGTTCGAACTCAGAAAGTGATTCTGGCCGAAATCCGTCCAGCTGCTCCAATAACAAACCATCAGAGTCTCTGCAACCCGAGAGCGACGACAGCGTTGACAGCGACTTCTGGAAGGACTACAAGAAGCCACAGTCGAGCTCAAACCCAGCGAGACAAGAACCATCAGAGAAAGGAGTGAAATATGTGACGGACTTAAAGCCGTACAGCTGCCCTCAGTGCAGCAAAGCGTTCCGCTACAGTTCCTATCTGAAGATTCACATGAAACAGCACACAGAGAGGT
This genomic window contains:
- the LOC124878802 gene encoding zinc finger protein OZF-like isoform X2 → MMVTDNERSEPAEEGPPGSKSGEFPPLYAIQQIKQELLAEEQNWSLRMDQGNQKAPHIKEEQEEAEITEFIFTSVPVKNEDNEEKPQHSELHQSKTEEDRASVGPQPDIDQCLESDDEDNTLDSSETDISDGNWEESSDLSDGNSVKSNEDTVDDKGDDDIHTCTECGEKFSLRVYLLRHQRIHTGEKPFSCSICQEAFIWKHALMKHVRTHSQDKPFSCSVCGQNFRKKGWLTQHMRSHTGRKPYSCSICSCAFLWKRELAEHTRTHSGEKPFNCSICKAPFSSERTLVEHSKIHSGVKPHSCPYCLTAFRRKDSLKRHIRTHSGEKPFSCSVCARNFSVKESLNRHMRRHTGEKPYTCSICKARFQLKQTLVEHIRIHTGEKPFSCSVCQAAFRRKQDFVNHTKTHSKERVICEICGQSFTKAARLTQHMRFHDGERPFGCSVCTVAFIRKSALMQHMRTHTEERPFSCSVCKATFKRKDGLKLHMRIHTGEKPYCCEGCSKKFTQLSWAKAHQKRCLSSRKETS
- the LOC124878802 gene encoding zinc finger protein OZF-like isoform X1; translated protein: MSDFHRMMVTDNERSEPAEEGPPGSKSGEFPPLYAIQQIKQELLAEEQNWSLRMDQGNQKAPHIKEEQEEAEITEFIFTSVPVKNEDNEEKPQHSELHQSKTEEDRASVGPQPDIDQCLESDDEDNTLDSSETDISDGNWEESSDLSDGNSVKSNEDTVDDKGDDDIHTCTECGEKFSLRVYLLRHQRIHTGEKPFSCSICQEAFIWKHALMKHVRTHSQDKPFSCSVCGQNFRKKGWLTQHMRSHTGRKPYSCSICSCAFLWKRELAEHTRTHSGEKPFNCSICKAPFSSERTLVEHSKIHSGVKPHSCPYCLTAFRRKDSLKRHIRTHSGEKPFSCSVCARNFSVKESLNRHMRRHTGEKPYTCSICKARFQLKQTLVEHIRIHTGEKPFSCSVCQAAFRRKQDFVNHTKTHSKERVICEICGQSFTKAARLTQHMRFHDGERPFGCSVCTVAFIRKSALMQHMRTHTEERPFSCSVCKATFKRKDGLKLHMRIHTGEKPYCCEGCSKKFTQLSWAKAHQKRCLSSRKETS
- the dnai2b gene encoding oocyte zinc finger protein XlCOF6 isoform X1, which gives rise to MDLHPDKPSVRSEHAATLQVFEVKTPDQTITSSRLDQDDKLYKDIKKKLHSPQRRTEADVDELSFKRTSVFKPVSEDYIEDMKNCHSVQQSLNSQIKEEASDSESHPDMKHLSCFFCAAEFTSGGLLTIHTSGHTGEKLLTCIICKKTFNSESELVNHECGSLEHPQSQTEELIPANKLLCCSQCGEGFSMSEDLNLHLRLHSRGKLFSCSVCNTSCIDRDTLIQHMRLHTRQTQFTCHVCGKDFAWRRHLTKHMEVHRKRKKVFRCRACGAEFRTYYLLSKHKGVHQISELPQGQTEENKEEATADGDDFGGREPAESDSDLLNETNMEVSASFKTENDFWRDSSQHLPNLPTKGLNNVSQTDKKTTFHTMTQKEVKEEYSEPPQIKEEEEETEIGRFAFSPVQIKTEENEEKPQSLKRHHSQTEEHKDYLEEGEPGKTEKTSDLSDPDTDDSECWKPRGKLGSGSNSESDSGRNPSSCSNNKPSESLQPESDDSVDSDFWKDYKKPQSSSNPARQEPSEKGVKYVTDLKPYSCPQCSKAFRYSSYLKIHMKQHTERYFCSICGHKSTSSSNLKVHIRTHTGEKPFSCSVCGKKYTNKASMLSHMSVHDAERKYNCDVCKKSFAWYTELKYHQCVGESSGEQTHEEDASINLKRHTLYS